In bacterium, a single window of DNA contains:
- the rsmG gene encoding 16S rRNA (guanine(527)-N(7))-methyltransferase RsmG, producing the protein MECRIIEALMYQLEELFKQGTKELGIALNDAQLKLFSIYLKIIKDYNQKVNITGIKTSDGIIVNHFLDSLTCALGFCPINEMKIIDVGTGAGFPGIPLKICYPQVNLILLDSKGKYVEFLYQLKNHLGIKFEILLGRAEEIGNKEEYRQRYDLVVSRAVAKLNTLVEYTVPFLKIGGLFISQKGSFLQDELISAQKAIDILGGRIKEQKRITLPIVHQERNLVIIEKIKPTPVEYPRRVGVPERKPIT; encoded by the coding sequence ATGGAATGTAGAATAATAGAAGCATTAATGTATCAGTTAGAAGAGTTATTCAAACAGGGAACAAAGGAGTTAGGAATTGCTTTAAATGATGCTCAACTAAAATTGTTCTCTATTTATTTAAAGATAATTAAAGACTATAATCAGAAGGTTAATATTACAGGAATTAAGACTTCTGATGGTATTATTGTGAATCATTTTCTTGATTCATTAACTTGCGCGCTGGGATTTTGTCCGATTAATGAGATGAAGATAATCGATGTAGGAACTGGAGCAGGATTCCCAGGGATACCTTTAAAGATTTGTTACCCGCAAGTCAATTTGATTTTATTAGATTCAAAGGGAAAATATGTCGAATTCCTTTATCAACTTAAAAATCACCTGGGGATAAAATTCGAGATTTTACTGGGTAGAGCCGAAGAAATTGGGAATAAAGAAGAATATCGCCAAAGATATGATTTAGTGGTATCAAGAGCAGTTGCTAAATTAAATACATTAGTAGAATATACAGTGCCTTTTTTAAAAATAGGAGGGCTATTCATCTCTCAGAAAGGAAGTTTTCTACAAGATGAATTAATCTCTGCACAAAAGGCGATAGATATTTTAGGGGGAAGGATTAAAGAACAAAAACGGATAACCTTGCCCATTGTTCATCAAGAGAGGAATTTAGTCATTATAGAAAAGATAAAACCAACACCTGTAGAGTATCCCCGAAGAGTAGGTGTGCCAGAGAGAAAACCAATAACTTAA
- a CDS encoding metal ABC transporter permease, with product MDLSGFELYGFLKYSFVQKSLLIAVLVGLSCSLVGVFVILRGLSFMGVGIANAAFAGVALGFILNISPIALALIISLCTALLIGHISKRAELKLDASIGIFFAFTMAIGFFLMGVLPEQAEELRHYIFGTLILPSAFEIQLLIVTTIIVILVIFLFFKEFYFITYNQDLADASGLPATFLFYFLLCLVAGTIVSSLKAVGELLVVAMIIIPAASACQLTYNIRKAVILSAIFGVTSSFLGIWLSYYLNLNKGLTVPTGAVMVIIAGLIFLLTVSLSPKRGKGGYL from the coding sequence ATGGACCTGTCTGGATTTGAACTATATGGATTTCTAAAATATAGTTTTGTGCAAAAATCTTTACTGATTGCGGTGTTAGTAGGATTAAGCTGTTCTCTGGTTGGGGTATTTGTTATTTTGCGAGGGCTTTCTTTTATGGGAGTAGGGATTGCCAATGCGGCTTTTGCGGGTGTTGCCCTTGGATTCATTCTGAACATCAGCCCAATTGCACTGGCACTTATCATCAGTCTTTGCACGGCATTACTCATTGGACATATTAGCAAACGAGCAGAACTAAAATTAGATGCCTCCATCGGTATTTTCTTTGCTTTTACTATGGCAATTGGCTTTTTTTTGATGGGTGTTTTACCTGAGCAAGCAGAAGAATTACGCCATTATATTTTTGGCACGCTTATTCTTCCATCTGCTTTTGAAATTCAACTACTTATCGTCACGACGATAATTGTCATTCTTGTTATTTTCCTATTTTTTAAAGAATTTTATTTTATTACTTATAATCAGGATTTAGCTGATGCCTCTGGTCTTCCGGCTACTTTCCTGTTCTATTTTCTCCTTTGTTTAGTCGCCGGCACAATTGTTTCTTCTTTAAAGGCAGTTGGGGAGTTATTAGTTGTGGCAATGATTATTATCCCGGCGGCCTCTGCCTGTCAGCTGACCTATAATATTCGCAAAGCCGTTATTTTATCGGCTATATTTGGTGTTACCTCATCATTTCTGGGTATCTGGCTTTCATATTATCTCAATCTAAACAAAGGATTAACCGTGCCAACAGGTGCAGTGATGGTTATTATTGCTGGACTTATCTTTTTATTAACCGTCAGCCTCTCTCCTAAAAGGGGTAAAGGTGGGTATTTATAA